Proteins found in one Candidatus Bathyarchaeota archaeon genomic segment:
- a CDS encoding CbbQ/NirQ/NorQ/GpvN family protein — MSYGHQGLKEKAQASRIQEVSSLKRDRFKVTVSLDKERPMSTSPLYHKYNIQRYDLHPNYSFAHLDNMIPKNTPEYLDHGLNYVERIVRALYYFKQCSLIGPSGTGKTHIVYLVAELTGLPIWEVNCGLSTSSFDLIGRFIGLGKENWVDGLLTQWLRKGGIMYLDEANMMKQDVATRLNPVLDTRGHLVLNEKDSEVIERHKYGYMIISMNPATAEFSGTKPLNAAMRRRMAVWINFDFLSVGEKISPHEVEMLQKRTKIDQDTAYKIIQAGAELRRQYKAGDLPYGPSLGDLINWATLIYDGNTPMGAAEETIIGLTSDNVEVQADVRRILEAVFNK; from the coding sequence ATGAGCTATGGGCACCAAGGCCTAAAAGAAAAAGCGCAAGCAAGCAGGATACAAGAGGTTTCGTCACTCAAACGGGACAGATTCAAAGTAACAGTTTCACTTGATAAAGAGCGCCCTATGTCCACATCACCTTTGTACCACAAATATAACATTCAACGCTACGATTTGCATCCTAACTATAGCTTCGCCCACCTCGACAACATGATTCCAAAAAATACGCCTGAATATCTCGATCATGGATTAAATTATGTTGAGCGTATCGTGCGTGCCCTTTACTATTTTAAACAGTGCAGCCTCATCGGTCCCTCAGGTACAGGAAAAACTCACATCGTCTACCTTGTTGCAGAATTGACAGGCTTGCCGATTTGGGAGGTCAACTGCGGCTTGAGCACCAGCAGCTTTGACCTTATAGGACGATTTATCGGTTTGGGTAAAGAAAACTGGGTTGACGGCTTGCTAACTCAGTGGCTAAGAAAAGGCGGCATAATGTACCTTGACGAAGCCAACATGATGAAGCAGGACGTTGCCACTAGGCTTAACCCTGTCTTGGACACAAGAGGACACCTCGTTCTAAACGAGAAGGACAGCGAAGTTATCGAACGCCACAAATATGGCTACATGATTATCAGCATGAACCCAGCCACGGCTGAGTTCTCAGGCACCAAGCCGTTGAACGCTGCCATGCGTCGTCGTATGGCAGTGTGGATTAACTTTGATTTTCTTAGCGTCGGAGAAAAAATCTCTCCGCATGAAGTTGAAATGCTTCAGAAAAGAACAAAAATTGATCAGGATACCGCCTATAAGATTATTCAGGCTGGCGCAGAGTTGCGAAGGCAGTACAAAGCAGGCGATTTGCCGTATGGGCCCTCCTTGGGTGACTTGATTAACTGGGCAACTCTGATTTATGACGGAAATACACCGATGGGTGCAGCTGAAGAAACCATAATTGGCTTAACAAGCGATAACGTGGAAGTCCAAGCTGATGTACGCAGAATCCTCGAGGCGGTTTTCAACAAGTAG
- a CDS encoding chemotaxis response regulator protein-glutamate methylesterase, protein MAQIRLLVVDDSLFMLRLLEDIFRTDPEISVVGTARDGEEALSKIASLHPDVVTMDIEMPKMSGLTALRKIMKTNPLPVVMISTLTQREAQLTLTALEFGAVDYVPKPSAQSLNMHALRDELISKIKTAALANLSPLKQVIHEDLLPTKNNDKIISIAASTGGPPAVTEILKAFPPDIPPMLIVQHMPRGITKLFAERLQNVCKFRVKEAEDGDNIVAERVLLAPGGFHMVVTRERKVRLTEDPPVNYVRPSADVTMMSMAKVYGSKSIGVVLTGMGSDGARGIKAIKENGGFTIAQDEQTSVVFGMPKVAAQMGFVDKVAPLDFIPREIMKACN, encoded by the coding sequence TTGGCGCAAATCAGGTTGCTTGTAGTTGATGATTCTTTGTTTATGTTGAGGCTACTTGAGGATATCTTTCGAACTGACCCCGAGATATCGGTTGTTGGTACAGCTCGTGATGGAGAAGAAGCTCTTTCGAAAATTGCCAGCTTGCATCCTGATGTCGTTACCATGGATATTGAAATGCCCAAAATGAGCGGTTTAACCGCCCTTAGAAAAATCATGAAAACAAATCCATTGCCCGTGGTAATGATTAGTACTTTAACACAACGTGAAGCACAACTAACGTTGACAGCACTGGAATTTGGTGCAGTGGATTATGTACCTAAACCGTCTGCGCAATCACTTAATATGCATGCTCTCAGGGACGAGCTTATTTCAAAAATCAAAACTGCTGCTTTAGCTAACCTATCTCCCCTTAAACAGGTCATTCATGAAGATTTACTCCCGACTAAAAATAATGACAAGATTATTTCGATTGCTGCTTCAACTGGGGGCCCCCCTGCGGTTACCGAGATTCTAAAAGCTTTTCCGCCGGATATACCGCCTATGTTAATAGTACAACATATGCCAAGGGGTATTACCAAACTTTTCGCTGAACGATTACAAAATGTTTGCAAATTTAGGGTAAAGGAAGCTGAAGACGGCGACAACATTGTGGCGGAAAGAGTGTTGCTTGCTCCAGGCGGTTTCCATATGGTGGTTACTAGAGAAAGAAAGGTCCGCTTAACTGAAGATCCTCCAGTTAATTACGTGCGGCCTTCCGCTGATGTTACGATGATGTCTATGGCGAAAGTTTATGGTTCAAAAAGCATCGGCGTGGTTTTAACCGGAATGGGATCAGATGGTGCTAGGGGAATTAAAGCTATTAAAGAAAATGGCGGGTTCACGATTGCCCAAGACGAGCAAACTAGTGTTGTTTTTGGTATGCCAAAAGTTGCAGCACAAATGGGTTTTGTTGATAAGGTTGCTCCCTTAGATTTTATACCCCGTGAGATAATGAAGGCATGCAACTAA
- a CDS encoding chemotaxis protein CheW — protein MASINNQAGSREEIQMLTFTLDNVMYGVNVNQVREVKNFEGVTPVPYAPIYVKGVTNLRGEVIPVIDLRKRFGIAEDNGQGTNIMIIVQDKHPVGIMVDSVMEVLTLPKSDIEANPDSLIIDRSEAVTGVAKHEKDLIILLDLLKVISKDALNMKENGRGFKIQIQDQNKQ, from the coding sequence ATGGCAAGTATTAACAATCAAGCAGGTTCACGGGAAGAAATTCAGATGCTAACCTTCACGCTTGATAATGTTATGTATGGAGTGAACGTTAATCAGGTTCGTGAAGTGAAGAATTTTGAGGGAGTAACTCCTGTTCCTTATGCGCCTATTTACGTTAAGGGAGTTACTAATCTTCGAGGAGAAGTGATACCCGTTATTGATTTGCGAAAGCGCTTTGGTATAGCTGAGGATAACGGTCAGGGCACAAATATAATGATTATCGTTCAAGATAAGCATCCGGTAGGAATAATGGTTGACTCAGTTATGGAAGTTTTAACACTGCCGAAAAGTGACATAGAAGCAAACCCAGACAGTTTGATAATTGATAGATCGGAGGCTGTCACGGGCGTTGCCAAGCATGAAAAAGACTTAATTATCCTGCTTGACCTCCTCAAGGTAATATCCAAAGACGCCCTAAACATGAAAGAGAATGGTAGAGGTTTCAAGATACAGATTCAGGATCAAAACAAACAATAG